The Flavobacterium sp. HJ-32-4 genome contains a region encoding:
- a CDS encoding LTA synthase family protein translates to MRAPEYKALLYRLFLAYAFYFVARVLFYAYNADLIEVASVGEFLSLYWHGLAFDTTAILYINALFIVCSILPLTINTRSGYQRFLKVVYFVPNLLLYATNFVDFIYYRFNFGRSTAAATESISHESNKMLLLWNFLTGYWHVFLLYFVCLFLWLYLYRKVQVPGEPAQPRLLYFGSSVLVFLVTVALCIGGIRGDFKKSTRPINLVDASRYTRNPAQADIVLNTPFAIFRTMGSNNFEKLHFVDTATIDSLVQPVKSYHNHPKTRPNIVIFILESNGREYFGSFNKDNKIPNYEGYTPFVDSLAQHSLIFTNAYSNGYKSIHAVSSVLAGIPSFKDAFTSSPYPKQKTESLVSTLESEGYKTSFFHGAPNGSMGFLGYVNILGVDRYYGKTEYNNDADFDGVWGIWDEPFFQFFRTELGKQPQPFMATMFSVSSHEPYKVPEKYEGKFPKGHVNIHQCIGYTDYALRKFFDRAKSEPWFKNTIFVMVGDHGNTIHYDEYRKEFNKNAVMMLLYSPDEKYKGVYRDFAQQIDIYPTLLDIIGYDKPFRSWGRSLVGDTRIPPFVMRYSAQMYQMMCGNYIITFDGNKATGFYAKDDKGMEHNLIGQRNTEMNLLETRCKAFLQDYMERVMDKKLGGKTGK, encoded by the coding sequence ATGCGCGCTCCCGAATACAAAGCCCTCCTATACCGCCTCTTTCTCGCCTATGCCTTTTATTTCGTGGCCCGTGTACTGTTTTATGCCTACAATGCCGATCTGATTGAAGTGGCGTCGGTGGGGGAGTTCCTGTCGTTGTATTGGCACGGACTCGCGTTCGACACCACCGCTATCCTGTATATCAACGCGCTCTTTATCGTGTGTTCGATCCTGCCGCTGACAATCAATACCCGCAGTGGTTACCAGCGCTTCCTGAAGGTGGTGTATTTCGTGCCGAACCTGCTACTCTACGCCACCAATTTCGTCGATTTCATTTACTACCGCTTCAATTTCGGGCGTTCGACGGCGGCGGCTACTGAGTCGATTTCACATGAATCGAATAAGATGTTGCTGTTGTGGAATTTCCTCACGGGCTATTGGCACGTTTTCCTGCTTTATTTTGTGTGCCTGTTCCTCTGGCTATACCTCTACCGCAAAGTGCAGGTACCGGGTGAACCGGCGCAGCCACGCCTGCTGTATTTTGGGTCGTCCGTACTGGTGTTTTTGGTTACGGTGGCGCTTTGCATCGGGGGTATTCGCGGCGATTTCAAGAAAAGCACACGGCCCATCAACCTGGTCGATGCCAGCCGCTACACCCGTAATCCGGCGCAGGCCGATATCGTGCTCAATACACCCTTTGCCATCTTCCGGACAATGGGAAGCAACAACTTTGAAAAACTGCACTTCGTCGACACGGCTACCATCGACAGCCTGGTGCAGCCCGTCAAGTCGTACCACAACCATCCGAAGACACGCCCGAACATCGTCATCTTCATCCTCGAAAGCAACGGACGCGAGTATTTTGGTAGTTTCAATAAAGACAATAAAATCCCGAACTACGAAGGCTACACGCCCTTCGTCGATTCCCTCGCCCAGCACAGCCTGATCTTCACCAATGCCTATTCCAACGGGTATAAGTCGATACATGCCGTGTCGTCGGTTTTGGCAGGGATCCCGTCGTTTAAGGATGCGTTCACGTCGTCACCCTATCCAAAACAAAAAACAGAATCGCTGGTTTCAACACTTGAAAGCGAAGGCTACAAAACCTCGTTCTTCCACGGCGCGCCCAACGGGTCTATGGGATTTCTGGGGTATGTCAATATTCTTGGTGTCGACCGGTATTATGGAAAGACGGAATACAACAACGACGCCGACTTCGATGGGGTGTGGGGCATTTGGGACGAGCCGTTCTTCCAGTTCTTCCGCACCGAACTCGGGAAACAGCCGCAGCCGTTTATGGCGACGATGTTTTCCGTATCCTCACACGAGCCCTATAAAGTGCCGGAAAAATATGAAGGGAAGTTCCCGAAAGGACACGTCAACATCCACCAATGCATCGGCTATACCGACTACGCCCTCCGGAAGTTCTTCGATCGGGCGAAATCCGAGCCGTGGTTCAAAAACACCATTTTTGTCATGGTAGGCGATCATGGCAACACCATCCACTACGACGAATACCGAAAGGAGTTCAACAAAAACGCGGTCATGATGCTGCTGTATTCGCCCGATGAAAAATACAAAGGCGTCTACCGTGACTTCGCCCAGCAAATCGACATCTATCCCACGCTGCTCGATATCATCGGCTACGACAAACCCTTCCGCAGTTGGGGACGCAGCCTCGTGGGCGACACCAGGATCCCGCCATTTGTCATGCGCTATTCCGCCCAGATGTACCAGATGATGTGCGGTAACTACATTATCACCTTCGACGGCAATAAAGCCACCGGTTTTTATGCCAAAGACGACAAAGGAATGGAACACAACCTGATCGGCCAGCGCAACACTGAAATGAACCTGCTCGAAACCCGCTGCAAGGCCTTCCTCCAGGACTATATGGAACGGGTAATGGATAAGAAGCTGGGAGGGAAGACAGGGAAGTAG
- a CDS encoding long-chain fatty acid--CoA ligase: protein MTPTRLFDFAHYQFGRYDLPDAFVTKYDGQWVPTSSREYVEKANAISRALLRMGVQKNDKIAGISSRNRSEWHILDVGLLQVGAQNIPIYPTISEAEYEYILNHSGAIYCFVSDREILTKLNRIRHNVPALKEVYCLDEIEGCTNWKTLLELGSDPSNQPEVETRMAEVQPSDLATIIYTSGTTGTPKGVMLSHDNIVSNVLSSESRIPCEAGRTRAMSFLPICHIFERMLVYLYQYHGVSVWFAESIETISDNLKEVRPNVMSVVPRLLEKVYDKIYAKGTELTGIKKTLFFWAIELGLRYEPYGRNGWWYETQLKLARKLIFSKWKEALGGQLDLMVSGSAALQQRLARVFAAAGIPVMEGYGLTETSPVISVNDMRDYQFRIGTVGKPISGVEIKIAEDGEILCKGRNVMTGYYKDEEKTREAVQDGYFHTGDIGEIDADGFLRITDRKKEMFKTSGGKYVAPQLIENAMKQSRFIGEIMVVGEGEKMPGAFIQPDFDFLEQWAKRHGLEGLNRTALLSHPDVIKRYQEEVDTINEKFGNWEKVKKFELTPDVWSINGGELTPTMKLKRKAILEKYRDLYRKIYE from the coding sequence ATGACCCCTACCCGCCTTTTTGATTTTGCCCATTACCAGTTCGGACGCTATGATTTGCCGGATGCTTTCGTAACGAAATACGACGGCCAATGGGTGCCGACCTCGTCGCGTGAGTATGTTGAGAAAGCCAACGCCATCTCCCGGGCCTTGCTGCGGATGGGCGTGCAGAAAAACGATAAAATCGCGGGGATTTCCTCACGGAATCGGAGTGAATGGCACATACTCGATGTGGGCCTATTGCAGGTAGGAGCGCAGAACATCCCGATTTATCCGACGATTTCCGAGGCGGAATACGAATATATCCTGAACCATTCGGGTGCAATCTATTGTTTTGTGTCCGACCGCGAGATCCTGACAAAACTCAACCGCATCCGCCACAATGTACCTGCCCTGAAAGAGGTGTACTGCCTGGATGAGATTGAGGGCTGTACGAACTGGAAAACCCTGCTTGAATTGGGAAGTGACCCTTCCAATCAACCGGAAGTAGAAACCCGGATGGCGGAGGTACAACCTTCCGACCTGGCGACTATCATCTACACATCCGGTACGACAGGCACTCCAAAAGGTGTGATGCTCTCACACGACAACATCGTTTCGAACGTATTGTCGAGTGAATCACGTATTCCGTGTGAAGCGGGCCGAACCCGCGCCATGAGTTTCCTTCCCATCTGCCACATCTTTGAGCGGATGCTGGTGTACCTCTACCAATACCACGGCGTATCGGTGTGGTTCGCCGAATCGATCGAAACCATCAGCGACAACCTGAAGGAAGTGCGACCCAACGTGATGTCGGTCGTACCGCGACTGCTCGAAAAAGTATACGATAAAATCTACGCCAAGGGCACCGAACTGACCGGCATCAAGAAGACACTGTTTTTCTGGGCGATCGAACTCGGACTTCGCTACGAACCATACGGACGTAACGGCTGGTGGTATGAAACCCAATTGAAACTCGCCCGTAAACTCATTTTCAGTAAGTGGAAAGAAGCACTGGGTGGCCAACTCGACCTGATGGTATCGGGAAGTGCGGCCCTGCAGCAACGATTGGCACGGGTGTTTGCGGCGGCTGGTATTCCGGTCATGGAAGGCTACGGCCTGACCGAAACGTCGCCGGTGATCTCGGTGAACGACATGCGCGATTACCAGTTCCGGATTGGTACGGTTGGAAAACCCATCAGCGGCGTCGAAATCAAGATTGCGGAGGATGGGGAAATCCTGTGCAAAGGCCGGAATGTGATGACGGGCTATTACAAAGACGAGGAAAAAACACGCGAGGCGGTGCAGGATGGTTACTTCCACACGGGGGATATTGGCGAAATCGACGCAGACGGGTTCCTTCGGATTACCGACCGGAAAAAGGAAATGTTCAAGACCTCAGGAGGCAAATACGTCGCACCACAACTTATTGAAAATGCGATGAAACAATCGCGTTTCATTGGTGAGATCATGGTCGTTGGCGAAGGCGAAAAGATGCCGGGCGCGTTCATACAACCCGATTTCGACTTTTTGGAACAATGGGCGAAACGTCACGGACTCGAGGGCCTGAACCGCACGGCCCTGTTGTCGCATCCCGATGTGATCAAACGCTACCAGGAAGAAGTCGATACCATCAATGAGAAATTCGGTAACTGGGAGAAAGTCAAGAAGTTCGAGTTGACACCCGACGTTTGGTCGATCAATGGCGGCGAACTCACACCTACGATGAAGCTCAAACGGAAGGCGATATTGGAGAAATACCGGGACTTGTACCGTAAAATCTACGAATAG
- a CDS encoding four helix bundle protein — translation MAFYKVSAICIKKMEEPTISKRTFDFSLRIIQLADNLEQRRRFVLANQLLRSGTSIGANVREASAAESRKDFIHKMAIASKEARETLYWLQLIQFAESNLPELEDRVSEIKSIVNILTKIVKTTKVGVERATLSSESENGPTNRRQTS, via the coding sequence ATGGCATTCTATAAAGTTTCTGCAATTTGCATCAAAAAAATGGAAGAACCGACTATCAGTAAACGAACATTTGATTTCTCTTTACGCATCATTCAGTTAGCCGATAACCTGGAACAGAGACGACGATTCGTATTGGCAAACCAACTACTTCGATCTGGCACGTCGATCGGAGCCAATGTGCGGGAGGCCTCTGCCGCCGAATCGCGTAAGGATTTTATACACAAAATGGCCATTGCCTCAAAGGAAGCCCGCGAAACACTCTATTGGCTCCAGCTGATACAATTTGCAGAAAGTAACCTGCCGGAATTGGAGGATCGTGTTTCGGAAATCAAAAGTATCGTCAATATCCTTACGAAAATCGTGAAGACAACTAAGGTTGGTGTAGAACGCGCAACGTTATCATCTGAATCAGAGAACGGGCCGACCAACCGAAGGCAAACTTCATAA
- a CDS encoding GNAT family N-acetyltransferase has product MLRIALPSDIPQIQIVRNSVRENTLSDPRLVTDEDCLRFISQRGKGWVYEVDRRIVGFAIADLQDQNIWALFVDPDFERRGIGKELHDNMLDWYFRQGVASVWLGTAPGTRAEQFYKRAGWRQNGLYGKEIRFEMTVEEWQKSKEERNNS; this is encoded by the coding sequence ATGCTTCGAATCGCCTTGCCTTCCGATATCCCTCAAATTCAAATCGTTCGCAATTCGGTGCGCGAGAATACGCTCTCGGATCCTCGACTCGTAACGGATGAAGACTGCCTCCGGTTCATAAGCCAACGCGGTAAAGGATGGGTGTATGAGGTCGACCGTCGTATCGTGGGCTTTGCTATCGCAGATTTGCAAGACCAGAATATCTGGGCACTTTTTGTAGATCCGGATTTTGAACGAAGGGGCATCGGAAAAGAACTCCACGACAACATGCTGGATTGGTATTTCAGACAGGGTGTAGCGTCGGTATGGCTCGGAACCGCCCCGGGTACACGGGCCGAGCAATTCTATAAACGCGCCGGCTGGCGGCAAAATGGCCTATACGGCAAGGAAATACGATTTGAGATGACGGTAGAAGAATGGCAAAAAAGTAAAGAGGAACGAAACAATAGTTAG
- a CDS encoding C25 family cysteine peptidase, translating into MKKLLLVWALLALVSPFYAQVNTVRLDKASASETEFTVQLNQYQLAPGDKRYPQSVRIKAKDLSPMLEAGVPDLPRFTTSVIIPGTAAMDAVILDAQYVDLPNITLLPSKGNLKRTVNPDDVPYPFGDTYQRDAFFPANPITLKTPYIMRDYRGMAVHVSPFQYNPVTKVLRVYSQIKVKVFANGTDTTNALSTPPPAKVDADFDKIYARQFLNYLSVFSPLTEEGNMLIICHDAWMAKLQPLVTWKNTIGRRTTLVSASAAGGTAAAIKSYVANYYTSQGLSYLLLVGDSGQVPSNNYAGLGGDSDNAYAYISGDDHYQEFFVGRFSAETAGQVDTQVQRTIAYERGNQLPTGFLNRVMSVASQEGPGDDDELDYQHLRNIQPDLLDFTYSNPVYELFEGSQGFFDAPGFPTVAQAAAAINSGVGIINYVGHGSDDGWGTTGFSTEDALALQNSNRLPFVFNVACVNGNFVGQTCFAEGWLRAQYNGQPAGAIAMNAATINQSWSPPMIGQDEMNDILTEISDVGIRRTFGGITVNGYFRMNDESGDFDMTDTWTCFGDPSLLVRTADPTPMTIQHNAVLIAGQPTFAVNGNVDGALATLSRNGEIISSGFVTGGTATLPVSGVLPGQALTIAVVGFNQVTYVSDVTAIAPAGPYLVVAPFATTIDYGQTKNLDLSVHNLGVGVASNAAVTMSTTDTSGVLTNATHAFGSVDAGQLSAVSNGMFTLSVANDLPDQYPFPLQLTLSDGNGGTYTENHLLRVQAPDLSITNMTVTELNGNGNNLPDPGENVTLQVTVTNTGHAAIGNLVGQWLQSNPYLTLTNAVATHDMMDVNGSHVFTFTGVIAPTVPAGTVAAYEFTINGGVAGQYAKTAAGSFVIGFVPVYCVPEAGSTTDEYIAHVQIGSIDNLSGSSAYTDFSSVTTTLTIGQSYDITVVNGEHWDGDTIIGWVDWNYDGDFEDENETVYFDYQVNGTEGLGTGTITVPATAHVGNVRFRVRVYYADGAAACDNVDYGETEDYTFVVQNALSNPDVTLRSFSLSPNPSNGLFNLQFGTDALSADNRIEVFNNLGQLVYEDRAPQRQTTIHLQQAAGVYLVKVVWNGETIVRKAVLR; encoded by the coding sequence ATGAAAAAACTACTACTCGTGTGGGCCTTGCTGGCCCTGGTGTCTCCCTTTTACGCGCAGGTGAATACGGTGCGGCTCGACAAGGCATCCGCCTCGGAAACCGAATTTACCGTGCAACTGAACCAGTACCAACTCGCGCCGGGCGACAAGCGGTATCCGCAGTCGGTGCGGATCAAAGCGAAGGACCTCAGTCCGATGCTGGAAGCCGGTGTACCCGACCTGCCGCGTTTCACGACCTCGGTGATTATCCCGGGAACGGCGGCGATGGATGCCGTGATACTTGATGCGCAGTATGTTGACCTGCCGAATATCACCCTGCTTCCGTCCAAAGGCAACCTCAAACGTACGGTCAACCCTGACGATGTGCCGTATCCTTTCGGCGACACCTACCAGCGGGATGCCTTCTTCCCGGCCAATCCCATCACACTGAAGACGCCTTATATCATGCGCGACTACCGCGGAATGGCGGTGCACGTCTCCCCTTTCCAATATAACCCGGTGACGAAGGTGTTGCGGGTGTACAGCCAGATTAAGGTGAAAGTGTTCGCCAACGGCACCGATACGACGAATGCACTGTCGACACCACCACCGGCAAAAGTAGACGCCGATTTTGACAAGATTTACGCGCGGCAATTCCTGAATTACCTCTCGGTTTTCTCGCCGCTGACGGAAGAGGGCAACATGCTCATTATCTGCCACGATGCCTGGATGGCCAAATTGCAGCCTCTGGTAACCTGGAAAAACACCATCGGACGCCGCACGACGCTGGTATCGGCCTCGGCCGCGGGTGGAACGGCTGCTGCCATCAAATCGTATGTCGCCAATTATTACACCTCACAAGGCCTGAGTTACCTGCTGCTGGTGGGCGACTCGGGACAAGTGCCGTCGAACAACTACGCCGGACTCGGGGGTGATTCGGATAATGCCTATGCGTATATTTCGGGGGACGACCACTACCAGGAATTCTTCGTGGGCCGTTTCAGTGCGGAAACCGCGGGGCAGGTCGACACGCAGGTGCAGCGTACGATCGCCTATGAACGCGGGAACCAACTACCTACCGGGTTTCTCAACCGGGTGATGTCGGTGGCGTCACAGGAAGGCCCGGGCGATGACGACGAACTCGACTACCAACATTTACGCAATATACAGCCTGATTTGTTGGACTTTACCTATAGCAATCCGGTTTATGAACTTTTTGAAGGATCGCAGGGCTTTTTTGATGCGCCCGGCTTCCCTACTGTCGCGCAGGCCGCGGCGGCCATCAATAGTGGCGTGGGCATCATCAACTATGTAGGCCATGGCAGCGACGACGGTTGGGGGACCACCGGTTTTTCAACCGAAGACGCATTGGCCCTACAAAACAGTAACCGTCTGCCTTTTGTGTTCAACGTGGCCTGTGTGAACGGCAACTTCGTGGGACAAACCTGTTTCGCCGAGGGCTGGCTGCGGGCACAGTATAACGGGCAACCGGCCGGAGCGATTGCCATGAACGCCGCAACGATCAACCAGAGTTGGAGTCCACCGATGATCGGACAGGACGAAATGAACGACATCCTTACCGAGATTTCCGATGTTGGCATCCGCCGGACATTTGGCGGTATTACGGTGAATGGCTATTTCCGGATGAATGATGAATCGGGCGACTTCGACATGACAGACACGTGGACGTGCTTCGGCGATCCGTCGTTGTTGGTGCGTACGGCCGACCCCACGCCGATGACCATCCAACACAATGCCGTGTTGATTGCCGGACAACCGACTTTTGCAGTGAACGGAAACGTAGACGGTGCGCTGGCTACCCTGTCGCGGAACGGTGAGATCATCAGTTCCGGTTTCGTCACGGGCGGAACGGCGACGCTTCCGGTCTCAGGGGTGCTACCCGGCCAAGCGCTTACCATAGCCGTGGTTGGGTTCAACCAGGTTACCTATGTATCGGATGTGACGGCCATCGCGCCGGCGGGCCCCTATTTGGTGGTAGCGCCTTTCGCGACGACGATTGATTACGGACAAACGAAAAATCTTGACCTGAGCGTACACAACCTTGGGGTTGGCGTGGCTTCGAACGCAGCAGTGACCATGAGTACGACCGATACTTCGGGTGTGCTCACCAACGCCACGCATGCATTTGGATCGGTAGACGCGGGGCAGTTAAGTGCGGTTAGTAATGGCATGTTTACCTTGAGCGTTGCCAACGACCTACCCGATCAATACCCCTTTCCGCTGCAACTCACGCTGTCGGACGGCAATGGCGGAACCTACACGGAAAACCACCTGCTACGCGTGCAGGCGCCTGATTTATCTATCACCAACATGACGGTGACAGAACTAAACGGCAACGGCAATAACCTGCCGGATCCGGGTGAGAACGTGACGCTACAGGTGACGGTAACGAATACCGGACACGCGGCGATTGGCAACCTTGTCGGACAATGGCTGCAAAGCAATCCGTACCTGACCCTCACCAACGCGGTCGCAACCCATGATATGATGGATGTGAATGGTTCGCACGTATTTACGTTTACGGGCGTAATTGCGCCGACAGTGCCGGCGGGCACTGTAGCAGCGTATGAATTTACGATTAATGGCGGCGTGGCGGGCCAGTATGCTAAAACCGCCGCGGGTTCGTTTGTCATCGGTTTTGTGCCAGTGTATTGCGTACCGGAAGCGGGTTCTACTACAGACGAATACATTGCCCATGTGCAGATCGGCAGTATCGACAACCTGAGTGGGTCGTCGGCCTACACCGATTTTTCCTCGGTTACCACTACACTTACCATCGGCCAAAGCTATGATATTACGGTAGTCAACGGCGAGCACTGGGACGGCGACACCATCATCGGTTGGGTCGACTGGAACTACGACGGTGATTTTGAGGATGAGAATGAAACCGTCTACTTTGACTATCAGGTAAACGGCACGGAAGGCCTTGGCACCGGTACGATCACGGTTCCGGCGACAGCGCATGTGGGCAATGTGCGTTTCCGTGTGCGGGTGTACTATGCCGACGGCGCTGCTGCCTGTGACAATGTGGATTATGGCGAAACGGAAGACTATACTTTTGTCGTACAGAACGCGCTGAGTAACCCCGACGTTACCCTGCGCAGCTTCTCTCTCTCTCCTAACCCGTCGAATGGCCTATTTAACCTTCAGTTCGGCACCGACGCGCTTAGTGCTGACAACCGCATTGAAGTTTTCAATAACCTTGGGCAATTGGTGTATGAAGACCGTGCACCGCAGCGCCAAACAACCATCCACTTACAACAAGCGGCGGGCGTGTATTTGGTGAAGGTGGTGTGGAATGGGGAGACGATTGTGAGGAAGGCGGTATTGAGGTAG
- a CDS encoding transposase — protein MEQEGKLANCQHEGKQSHFDPRLIAKIVSEVEAGLPRKEANRIYGLGKSTLCIWMRKYGSSHYHEKIKRRSYTKLQKRTIVSAVEQGRMSISEACSAYGIKDAKLIRAWLLKYREEKVDICTVIPSVMSKKPALKDAAEVESLRKALQEAEMKIKALNTLIDVAEEQLKIDIRKKPGARQSSK, from the coding sequence ATGGAACAAGAAGGAAAATTGGCTAATTGCCAGCACGAGGGAAAACAAAGTCATTTTGATCCTCGATTAATTGCAAAGATTGTAAGTGAGGTTGAGGCGGGTTTGCCTCGCAAGGAGGCCAACCGGATTTATGGCCTTGGAAAAAGTACTTTGTGCATTTGGATGCGCAAATATGGTTCGAGTCACTATCACGAGAAGATAAAGCGCCGGAGCTATACAAAATTGCAAAAGCGCACCATTGTCAGCGCTGTAGAACAGGGTAGAATGAGTATCAGTGAAGCGTGTAGCGCTTATGGTATAAAAGACGCGAAGTTGATTCGTGCCTGGCTTTTGAAATACAGGGAAGAAAAAGTGGATATTTGTACTGTAATCCCATCGGTCATGTCCAAGAAGCCCGCCCTGAAGGATGCTGCAGAAGTCGAATCGCTCCGCAAGGCGCTGCAGGAAGCTGAGATGAAGATCAAGGCATTGAACACCCTTATCGATGTTGCCGAAGAACAGCTTAAAATTGATATCAGAAAAAAGCCTGGTGCCAGGCAGTCCTCAAAATGA